The DNA window CCCGCCGGTGGTCACCAGGAACTGGCGGCGCGTCGTGCCGTCCCCGGCTCCGCCGGCGACCGACGGCGTCCGAAGCGCGAGCGAGTGCAGCCGGGTGAACACCCCGATGCCCGCCAGCAAGGTCACCACCGGTGCGAGCAGCGCGACCGGGCCAAGGTCCTGCCGCACGTACACCGCGGCGATCCCGGCGGCGCCGAGGATCCCGATGACGAGCTGCCCCGGTAGCGGTTTGCGTCGCGAAAACAGCCCCGCCAGCATCGCGAACACCACGAGCAGGACGCCCAGCCCCAGCTTGAGGACCGGTTTGTCCCAGGTCTCCAGCGTCCGCTCCGCCCATTTGACGATCGGCTGCGGGCTGTGGTCGATGACGAAGTTGGCGACCGCGAGGAACGGGGACGCGGTCGTCCCGACGAACGCGGCGACGAGCTGGCCCGCGCCCAGCGCCGCGGCCAGCGCCACGACCCCGAGCAGCGCGGCCCACCACTTCCCGATACGCGGGCTCGTCGGTGCGGCGGTGCTGGGCGGGTCGGTGACCTGGGTGCTCACGGCGGCCTCTCACGATTCGCGGGCGGCCCCGGCACCGGGGCCTCTACCCCCATCTTCGGAGCGAGCCGGGGTTCCGATTGGCCCGTTCGCCCTTACGAATCCCTTAAGGCGCGCCGGAGACGGTCCTCTTCGACCTTCCAATAGCCGTGCTCGTCGCCGTCGACCAGGATCACCGGCACGCGGTCGCCGTACTCGGCGCGCCACTCCGGATCGCTGTCGACGTCCGCGACACCCCATTCGACCCCGAGCTCGGCGCAGATCCGCTCGACGTCCCGTTCGGCGGTGACGCACGCCGAACAGCCCTGCCTGGTCATCACGGTCACCTGGTGCGACATGGGGTCATCCTGCCTCACCGCAGGCGCACGCGGCGGAGCTTGCCGGTCGGCGAATGTGGCAGCTCGGTGACGAATTCGACCGTGCGCGGCACCTTGTACCCGGCGAGCCTGGTCGCGCAGTGGTCCACCACCTGCTGCTCGGACAGGGACGCGCCGGCGACCGGCACGACGACCGCCTTGACCGCCTCGCCGCTGCGCTCGTCGAGCACGCCGACGACCGCCGCCTCGGCGACCTCCGGCAGCTCCCCGACGGCGGCTTCGACCTCGTGGGGATAGACGTTGAACCCGTTCACGATGATGAGGTCGTTGGCGCGGTCCACCAGGTGGAGGTCGCCGTCGACGTCGAGGTAGCCGACATCGCCGGTGCGGAACCAGCCCTCCCCGTCGGGCCCGTGCGCGCCGTCCGGCCAGTACCCGGAGAACAGGTTCGCGCCGCGGACCGCGACCAGCCCGGTGCCGCCGACCTCCTCCTCGAGGGTGTCGTCCGGCTCGTCCGGATCGAGCAGCACCGGCTCGCTGTCCCCGTCCGGTTCGACCAGCCGCACCTCGACACCCGGCAGCGGGCGGCCGACCGATCCCGGCTTCGGGTACCCGGTGACCAGCGTCGAGGTCACCACGGGCGCCGTCTCGGTGAGGCCGTAGCCCTCGTAGACGCCGATTCCGGTCGCCTGCCGGATCGCGGCGAGCACCTTCGGGTGCAGTGGCGCCGCACCGGAGGTCAGCTTGCCGACGGTGGAAAGGCCTTCGCCGAGTTCGTCCGGCGGCAGCGCCGCGAACTCGGCGTACATCGCGGGCACCCCGGCGAGCGCGGTGATCCGGTGCTCGGCGCACTGGTCGAGCGCCTTCCGCGCGTCGAACCTCGGCGCGAGCACCACCGTGGCACCGGTCGCGGTGGCCAGCAGCAGGCCGGGCCCCAGCCCGTAGACGTGGAACAGCGGGATCGCCAGCAGCGCGCGGTCACCGCTTTCCAGCGCGGGCGGGCGGACCTGCCGGAGCTGGTCCACGTTCGCCAGCAGCGCGCGGTGCGACAGCATCACGCCGCGCGGCGGGCCGGTGGTGCCCGACGTGTACGACAGGACCGCGATGTCCTCGCCGGTACCGACAGCCGGTACCGATTCACCCGCATCGAAACCGGGTTCGAGTTTTCGAACGTCTCCGAAACCCTCGCCTTGGGTGATCAGGAGAGTCGCGCCGCTGTGCGAGAGGACCGTCTCGATCTCCGGTGCGGGCGCTTGCGGCGAAACCGGCACCGCGATCCCGCCCGCGCGCACGACCGCGAAGAACGCCACCGCGAAGGCGGCCGACGTCGGCACCTGCACGGCGACTCGGTCCCCCTGCCGCATGCCGGCCTCGGCGAACCTGCGCGCCTGGCCGTTGACCGCGGCGTCGAACTCTTCCCACGTGTAGGTGGCCTTGGCCTCGGTACCGGTCAGCGCGGTATCGATCAGCGCGGTGCCGCCTGGCCGCTCGCGCGCCGCCTCAGCCAGCAGATCCGCCACATTGCCGGGCTCCGCGCTCACAGTCCACCTCTCGCCGCGACGTGATGATCGGCCCCAGTCTGGCATCCCGGCGCGCCTCGCGGCGACGGCGGTTTTCCGGCCCCGGACCTCGGCACGGCCGGTCGGCCGCGCGTACCCGCACCGGTCGCGGACGGGCCCCGTCCCATCCCCCGTCATGGGGAGCCCGCGCGGTCGTCGCACTTTCGCAACCGGTACAGCACTACCTACTTTCGGGTAACAACCCGTATGCTGCTCCTCGTCCCCACGTGGTGTTGATCACGGGGGCGTGGAGGCGGAGCCGCGTCCAGGGCTTCGGCACCCGCTCACGAGGCGGTCGCCGGGGTTCCCCGGCTCCGGAGTAGCCAGTGGTCGCCGGGGGCATCGGGGCTGAAGGAGGTCCGACACGATGAGCCTGCACGTCGCCACGAGTCGTGGTCCTGCCGTTGTGCGTGCCGGGCACTCCCTCCACCGGCCCGCGGCCAAAACCGCGGGTGAGGCGCCCGCGGAGCAGGCGGAATCGGTGAACGAAGGCTGGGAACTGGTCCACGCCGCGCAAGGCGGCGACAACGCCGCCTTCGGCAGGCTGTACGACCGCTACGTCGATGTCGTGTTCCGCTACGTGCTGTTCCGCGTCGGCGACCGCGACCTCGCCGAGGACGTCACCAGCGAGACCTTCCTCCGCGCGCTGCGGCGGATCACCTCGGTCAGCTACCAGGGCCGCGATGTCGGCGCCTGGTTCATCACGATCGCCAGGAACCTCGTGCTCGACCACGTCAAGTCCAGCCGGTTCCGGCTCGAAGTGGTCACCGACGAGGTCAGCGACTCCGGCACGGCCCCGTTCGGCACCGCGACGCCCGCCGCGGGCCCCGAGCAGCAGGCGATCTCCAGCGCGACCAGGGCCGAACTGCTGCGCTGCATCTCCGATCTCGGCGACGACCAGCGCGAATGCATCGTGCTCAGGTTCATCCAGGGCCTGTCCGTCGCCGAAACGGCGAGGATCATGAACCGCAACGACGGCGCCATCAAGGCACTCCAGCACCGCGCCGTCCGCCGTCTGGCGCAACTTCTGCCCACCGGCCTGCGCTGAGGAGGGACGCGGCGTAACCACGAGCCGCCGCCACTCGTTGCCACCGTTGACTGACGGCGTACGGCCGTGGAGACGGAGCTGAGCGGTGAACGTTCCCGGGTGGCCCCCGCGGAGCCGGGCGGAAGACGAGGACTTCGCCCGCGCCGTCGATGGTGGTGCGCCCAGCCGCGAGGACGACGAACTCGCCGTCGTCGGGGCATTGCGGGGGCTCGGCGATATCGGGACCCTCGACGAAGCCACCCGTCATCGCATCCACAGCGGCATCATCGAACGCCTCGCGCCCGCCGACGGGGAACGGGACGAGCCGCGGCGGCCGCGTGTGCTCGCCGGGGTTCTCGCGGCGGCGGCCGCGGCGGTGCTCATCGTCGGCGCGCTCGGGCTCCTGCTGTCAAAGGACGCGCTGCCCGGCGACACCCTGTACGACATCAAGCGCGCGGGCGAATCGACGTCGCTCGGATTGACCTTCGACGAGCAGGGCAAGGCCGCGAAGTACCTCGAGTTCGCCGGCACGCGGCTGGACGAACTGGTCGCGCTGCGGGGAAAGGACGCCGCCGAACCCGGGTACCACCGCGTGCTGGCCGACTTCCGCACCGACGCCGCCCAGGGCGCGGCACGGTTGAGCGTGCTCGGCGTCGAAGACGGCGGCGCGCAGCTGACGAAGCTCCGTGAGTGGACGAGGCAGCAATCGGTGCGGCTCGAAGCGGCGAAAGCGGATCTCCCGCCGTCGACGAGCGCGAGCTTCGACGCTTCCGTGGGCCTCCTGAGCCGGATCGAAGCGCGCGCTGGCGCGCTCGCCGGACGGCTGCAGTGCTACCTCATCACCACCGGCGAATCGGACGATCTCGGCGCCGTGCCCGCGACCGGCCCGTGCGACCAGCCGCAGGGCAACCAGGGCGCCGCGCAGGGCGAGCCGCAGCCCACGATCGCGCCCGCGCCGCGCGAGGACCTTTCGGGCGGGACCGTGCCGATTCCGACCCAGCGGATGCTCTCCCAGCTCGACAGCCCGTCGCCGACCCCGCCGTCGCCGACCGCGCCCGGCGCGGTGAGCACGCCGCCGCCGGTGATCCCGCCGCCGATCCCGACACCGACCGGTCCCCGCCTGCCGAGCGTGGCGACGAAACCGCCGCTGATTTCGATCCCCCCGCTGATCCCCGGCGTGCCGGGGCTCGGCATAGGGTAAGGGGTTTCCCACAGTCCAGTGGGTCATGGACGGCTGCGGGCACGCCGGGTGCACGCGCTCGCTACCCTGGTGGCAGGCGCCCGGTTCGCCGGGCCGCAGGAGCGGATCGTGGAGGCGGTGTGCGTGTCACCGTGGCGTGGCAGAGACAAGGGACAGGAACTCGAGCGGCGCGCCGCGCTGGCCGGTGAGGCCTCGGCCGACGCCGCGGTGGCGATGGAATCCCTCCCGGCCGCCGCCACGGCGGTCGCCACCGCCGGGCGTGACGGTAACGAGCCCGCAGCTCCGCCCGCGCCGCCCGATCTGACCGCGGCGGCCTTCTTCGACGTCGACAACACCATGATGATGGGCGCGTCGATGTTCTACCTCGCGCGCGGGCTCGCCGCGCGCAAGTTCTTCAGCACCGCGGATCTCGCCGGTTTCGTCTGGCAGCAGGCGAAGTTCCGGATCGGCGGCAAGGAGAACAAGGACGACATCAGCTCGCACCGCGAGCAGGCACTGTCCTTTGTGGCCGGCCGGACGGTGAAGGAGCTCAACGAGATCAGCGAGGAGATCTACGACGAGCTGATGTCGGACAAGATCTGGTCCGGCACGCGCGCGCTCGCGCAGATGCACCTCGACGCCGGGCAGCGCGTCTGGCTCGTCACGGCGACGCCCATCGAGGTCGCCGCGAT is part of the Amycolatopsis sp. CA-230715 genome and encodes:
- a CDS encoding DUF5667 domain-containing protein, whose protein sequence is MNVPGWPPRSRAEDEDFARAVDGGAPSREDDELAVVGALRGLGDIGTLDEATRHRIHSGIIERLAPADGERDEPRRPRVLAGVLAAAAAAVLIVGALGLLLSKDALPGDTLYDIKRAGESTSLGLTFDEQGKAAKYLEFAGTRLDELVALRGKDAAEPGYHRVLADFRTDAAQGAARLSVLGVEDGGAQLTKLREWTRQQSVRLEAAKADLPPSTSASFDASVGLLSRIEARAGALAGRLQCYLITTGESDDLGAVPATGPCDQPQGNQGAAQGEPQPTIAPAPREDLSGGTVPIPTQRMLSQLDSPSPTPPSPTAPGAVSTPPPVIPPPIPTPTGPRLPSVATKPPLISIPPLIPGVPGLGIG
- a CDS encoding glutaredoxin family protein, with the translated sequence MSHQVTVMTRQGCSACVTAERDVERICAELGVEWGVADVDSDPEWRAEYGDRVPVILVDGDEHGYWKVEEDRLRRALRDS
- a CDS encoding AMP-binding protein, producing MPDWGRSSRRGERWTVSAEPGNVADLLAEAARERPGGTALIDTALTGTEAKATYTWEEFDAAVNGQARRFAEAGMRQGDRVAVQVPTSAAFAVAFFAVVRAGGIAVPVSPQAPAPEIETVLSHSGATLLITQGEGFGDVRKLEPGFDAGESVPAVGTGEDIAVLSYTSGTTGPPRGVMLSHRALLANVDQLRQVRPPALESGDRALLAIPLFHVYGLGPGLLLATATGATVVLAPRFDARKALDQCAEHRITALAGVPAMYAEFAALPPDELGEGLSTVGKLTSGAAPLHPKVLAAIRQATGIGVYEGYGLTETAPVVTSTLVTGYPKPGSVGRPLPGVEVRLVEPDGDSEPVLLDPDEPDDTLEEEVGGTGLVAVRGANLFSGYWPDGAHGPDGEGWFRTGDVGYLDVDGDLHLVDRANDLIIVNGFNVYPHEVEAAVGELPEVAEAAVVGVLDERSGEAVKAVVVPVAGASLSEQQVVDHCATRLAGYKVPRTVEFVTELPHSPTGKLRRVRLR
- a CDS encoding sigma-70 family RNA polymerase sigma factor yields the protein MSLHVATSRGPAVVRAGHSLHRPAAKTAGEAPAEQAESVNEGWELVHAAQGGDNAAFGRLYDRYVDVVFRYVLFRVGDRDLAEDVTSETFLRALRRITSVSYQGRDVGAWFITIARNLVLDHVKSSRFRLEVVTDEVSDSGTAPFGTATPAAGPEQQAISSATRAELLRCISDLGDDQRECIVLRFIQGLSVAETARIMNRNDGAIKALQHRAVRRLAQLLPTGLR
- a CDS encoding HAD family hydrolase, encoding MEAVCVSPWRGRDKGQELERRAALAGEASADAAVAMESLPAAATAVATAGRDGNEPAAPPAPPDLTAAAFFDVDNTMMMGASMFYLARGLAARKFFSTADLAGFVWQQAKFRIGGKENKDDISSHREQALSFVAGRTVKELNEISEEIYDELMSDKIWSGTRALAQMHLDAGQRVWLVTATPIEVAAIISRRLGLTGALGTVAESVDGVYTGRLVGDLLHGRAKAHAVRALASREGLNLRRCTAYSDSQNDVPMLSTVGTAVAVNPDSGLRDVARARGWEIRDFRTGRKAARIGVPSVLGAGALAGAVAAGMAYRRR